A single Thiohalobacter thiocyanaticus DNA region contains:
- a CDS encoding ATP-binding cassette domain-containing protein: protein MLELKNLALQRGDRMLLQDVSLRVHPGQKVGITGANGCGKTSLFNLIQGVLPPDGGELTLPPDWVIAGVAQEMPSTDASAIEHVLQGDARWWELHQAIAAAERDPIPDRLPALHAEFEAIDGYRARHRAARLLHGLGFADASHDRPVTEFSGGWRMRLNLARALMSPSDLLLLDEPTNHLDLDAVMWLEDWLRAYPGTLLLISHDRDFLDAIVDTVAHFERGSITLYSGNYSSFERQHAEQLAQQQSAFERQQREVAHIERFVARFRAKASKARQAQSRLKTLERMQLIAPAHVDSPFRFRFPAPRKLPNPLLQLKDCSIGYDRRPLLEQVKLSLTPEARIGLLGPNGAGKSTLIKCLVGELPVLAGEALPARDLAVGYFAQHQLEQLRPDRSPLQHLQALDPRAREQELRDFLGGFGFHGDQALAEVAPFSGGEKARLALALIVYQRPNLLLLDEPTNHLDLEMRLALELALQEYTGGLVVVSHDRHLLRSIADELWLIDSGRLSRFDGDLEDYRRWLLQREAGTAEEKPAQAGSTRPADRKQQRRDQAEQRRQLAPLRKELKSLETRLERLTDRQQELEHRLADSTLYQENAKPELQQVLQDKAEIDRELETVETRWLELSEQLEAEQL from the coding sequence ATGCTGGAACTGAAGAATCTCGCCCTGCAGCGCGGCGACCGGATGCTGCTGCAGGATGTCTCGCTGCGCGTTCATCCCGGCCAGAAGGTCGGGATCACCGGCGCCAATGGCTGCGGCAAGACCAGTCTGTTCAATCTCATCCAGGGCGTGCTGCCGCCCGACGGCGGCGAACTCACACTGCCGCCCGACTGGGTGATCGCCGGTGTGGCGCAGGAAATGCCGTCCACCGATGCCAGCGCCATCGAGCATGTCCTGCAGGGCGACGCCCGCTGGTGGGAACTTCACCAGGCCATCGCCGCTGCCGAACGCGACCCTATTCCGGACCGGCTGCCCGCCCTGCATGCCGAGTTCGAGGCCATCGACGGCTACCGCGCCCGCCATCGCGCCGCCCGCCTGCTGCACGGCCTCGGCTTTGCCGATGCCAGTCATGATCGGCCGGTCACCGAGTTTTCCGGCGGCTGGCGCATGCGCCTGAATCTGGCCCGCGCGTTGATGAGCCCCTCCGATCTGCTGCTGCTGGACGAGCCGACCAACCACCTGGATCTGGATGCGGTCATGTGGCTGGAGGACTGGCTGCGCGCCTATCCCGGTACCCTGCTGCTGATCTCGCACGACCGCGACTTTCTCGATGCCATCGTCGATACCGTGGCTCACTTCGAACGGGGTTCGATCACCCTCTACAGCGGCAACTACAGCAGCTTCGAGCGCCAGCATGCCGAACAACTGGCGCAGCAGCAGAGCGCCTTTGAACGCCAGCAGCGCGAGGTCGCCCACATCGAGCGTTTCGTCGCGCGCTTCCGTGCCAAGGCCAGCAAGGCACGCCAGGCCCAGAGCCGCCTGAAAACGCTGGAGCGCATGCAGCTGATCGCCCCGGCGCATGTGGACTCGCCCTTCCGTTTCCGTTTTCCGGCGCCACGCAAGCTGCCCAACCCGCTGCTGCAGCTGAAGGACTGCAGCATCGGCTATGACCGCCGGCCACTGCTGGAACAGGTGAAACTGTCGCTCACCCCGGAGGCACGCATCGGCCTGCTCGGCCCGAACGGTGCCGGCAAATCCACCCTGATCAAGTGCCTGGTCGGTGAACTGCCGGTGCTTGCCGGGGAGGCGCTGCCGGCCAGGGACCTGGCGGTCGGTTATTTCGCTCAGCACCAGCTGGAGCAGCTGCGGCCTGACCGTTCCCCGCTGCAGCACCTGCAGGCACTCGATCCCCGGGCGCGGGAGCAGGAGCTGCGCGACTTCCTCGGCGGCTTCGGCTTTCACGGCGACCAGGCGCTGGCTGAGGTCGCCCCCTTCTCCGGCGGGGAGAAGGCACGCCTGGCACTGGCCTTGATCGTTTATCAGCGACCCAACCTTCTGTTACTGGATGAACCCACCAATCACCTGGATCTGGAAATGCGCCTGGCACTGGAACTGGCGCTGCAGGAATACACCGGCGGCCTGGTGGTGGTCTCGCACGACCGTCACCTGCTGCGCAGCATCGCCGACGAGTTGTGGCTGATCGACAGCGGCCGGCTATCCCGCTTCGACGGCGATCTGGAAGACTACCGGCGCTGGCTGCTGCAGCGCGAGGCGGGTACTGCAGAGGAAAAACCGGCGCAGGCGGGCAGCACCAGGCCCGCGGATCGCAAGCAGCAGCGCCGCGACCAGGCCGAGCAGCGGCGCCAGCTCGCCCCGCTGCGCAAGGAGCTCAAATCCCTGGAAACCCGGCTGGAACGACTGACCGACCGGCAACAGGAACTGGAACACCGCCTGGCAGACAGCACGCTGTACCAGGAGAACGCCAAACCCGAACTGCAACAGGTCCTGCAGGACAAGGCCGAGATCGACCGGGAACTGGAGACGGTGGAGACGCGCTGGCTGGAACTGTCCGAGCAGCTCGAGGCAGAACAATTGTAG
- a CDS encoding gamma carbonic anhydrase family protein — translation MPIRTFETHTPVIDGSAYVDPTALVIGQVEIGADSSLWPNVVARGDIHHIKIGASTNIQDGSVLHVTHDSEFAPGGHPLEIGHAVTVGHMVVLHGCTIEDNCLIGMGSMIMDGARVQTGAMLGAGSLVPPGKVLDGGWLWVGRPAKAVRELTEQETLFLEYSARHYARLKDRHLAGSD, via the coding sequence ATGCCCATCCGCACATTCGAGACCCACACCCCTGTCATCGATGGCTCCGCCTACGTCGATCCCACCGCGCTGGTCATCGGTCAGGTGGAGATCGGGGCGGACAGTTCGCTCTGGCCCAACGTGGTGGCCCGCGGCGATATTCATCACATTAAAATAGGGGCCAGCACCAATATTCAAGATGGCTCTGTTCTTCATGTCACCCACGACAGCGAGTTCGCGCCCGGCGGGCATCCACTGGAGATCGGTCACGCCGTCACAGTGGGCCACATGGTGGTGCTGCACGGCTGTACAATCGAAGATAACTGTCTGATTGGAATGGGTTCCATGATCATGGACGGGGCGCGTGTCCAGACCGGGGCCATGCTGGGGGCAGGCAGCCTGGTTCCACCCGGCAAGGTGCTGGACGGGGGCTGGCTGTGGGTAGGCCGACCGGCCAAAGCGGTGCGGGAGCTGACCGAACAGGAAACCCTGTTTCTGGAATACTCTGCGCGGCATTATGCCCGGCTCAAGGATCGCCACCTGGCGGGCAGCGACTGA
- a CDS encoding RNA recognition motif domain-containing protein, with translation MMLFIGNLPQSATTARLADALRLGHEDAHRLRIIRKPGRHGGVQRYAVLQVRTPAAANRLLGRSNKIKLNGQPLELREFCKRIANNERRALNWRSKTWPHAERRCNERRCTAGERQAA, from the coding sequence ATGATGCTATTCATCGGTAATCTGCCCCAGTCGGCCACCACGGCGCGGCTCGCCGATGCTCTGCGCCTGGGGCATGAGGATGCTCACCGCCTGCGCATTATCCGCAAGCCCGGCCGTCACGGCGGAGTGCAGCGCTATGCTGTGCTGCAGGTGCGCACCCCGGCCGCGGCCAACCGGTTGCTGGGGCGCAGCAACAAGATCAAGCTCAACGGTCAGCCGCTGGAGTTGCGCGAGTTCTGCAAGCGCATTGCCAACAACGAACGCCGCGCGCTGAACTGGCGCAGCAAGACCTGGCCGCATGCCGAGCGTCGCTGCAACGAACGTCGCTGCACCGCAGGCGAACGACAGGCCGCCTGA
- a CDS encoding TonB-dependent receptor — protein MLSVSADEPFELDDIVVTAASPDTPVLATPRSVSVITARDLDNATTTDLAELLSREANVNLRSFFGGNKYSNIDIRGMGETSVSNVIFQVDGFRLNAPDLSGADLSSIPLSQIERIEILRGANGVRYGDGAVGGVVNIITGQPQAGVQGHAEYTRGSFDSDATTADISVGGRHARARLSLAHADSDGHRVNSASRERDAALRLNLYPLPALELDLRASYHDDRFGFPGPVSQTAFQTREGREGSNSPNDFSETTDHRYQARLGADLNRYGRLTLHANVRDRDNPYVLGYTPLLSIEDQQGEISERSQHVGLEHTVAVTAAGLPLDIAWGATGFFSDYVRRENGTDVPDQSKRTAGDIEEAAAHIIIDAAPADAWLLSAGYRLDRFRVERLDERLVQLYTGTFPFFIPAGAQWQNTLDETTTWHNNAGEIGLSWLPTDSLAAYLNYARSFRNPNIDELALSAPELAPQSGWQAEAGLRYRRRWLEAAVSVFHIAIDDEIYYGEEPSTGARVNRNYQDTTLRTGAELELKLRTLPDLYLWGNLSYTDARFEDSGNAIPHVPQLQANVGLEWVPVPEVSVVLSSSYTGSRFDGNDLNNDLYAKLDAYQVADLKLSWEHRAVRLFAGANNLFDEVYSTVGYSENYYPMPERNFHAGLAVTLN, from the coding sequence GTGCTGTCCGTCAGCGCGGACGAGCCGTTCGAACTGGACGATATCGTGGTCACTGCGGCCTCCCCGGATACACCTGTACTGGCCACGCCGCGCAGCGTTTCGGTCATCACGGCGCGCGACCTTGACAATGCCACCACCACCGATCTGGCCGAACTGCTGTCGCGCGAGGCCAATGTCAATCTGCGCAGCTTTTTCGGCGGCAACAAGTATTCCAATATCGACATCCGCGGCATGGGCGAGACCAGTGTCAGCAATGTCATTTTCCAGGTTGACGGCTTCCGTCTGAATGCGCCCGATCTGTCGGGTGCGGATCTGTCGAGCATTCCGCTGTCGCAGATCGAGCGTATCGAAATCCTGCGCGGCGCCAACGGGGTGCGCTATGGCGACGGTGCGGTCGGCGGTGTGGTCAATATCATCACCGGCCAGCCGCAGGCCGGAGTGCAGGGTCATGCTGAATATACCCGGGGTTCATTTGACAGTGACGCGACCACGGCGGATATCAGTGTGGGCGGACGCCATGCCCGCGCACGCCTGAGCCTGGCGCATGCCGACAGCGACGGCCACCGGGTCAACAGCGCCAGCCGCGAACGCGATGCCGCGCTGCGGCTGAATCTGTATCCACTGCCGGCGCTGGAGCTTGATCTGCGCGCGAGCTACCACGACGACCGGTTCGGTTTTCCCGGGCCGGTGAGCCAGACGGCGTTCCAGACACGGGAGGGCCGCGAAGGCTCCAACTCGCCGAACGACTTCAGCGAAACCACCGATCATCGCTATCAGGCACGGCTGGGCGCCGACCTGAACCGCTACGGGCGCCTCACCCTGCACGCCAATGTGCGCGACCGGGACAACCCCTATGTGCTGGGCTACACCCCGCTACTCAGCATCGAGGATCAGCAGGGCGAGATTTCCGAACGCTCACAGCATGTCGGCCTCGAGCATACCGTCGCCGTCACAGCGGCCGGGCTGCCGCTGGACATCGCCTGGGGCGCGACCGGCTTTTTCAGCGACTATGTCCGGCGCGAGAACGGCACCGATGTACCGGACCAGAGTAAGCGCACCGCCGGAGACATTGAGGAGGCGGCCGCCCACATCATTATCGACGCCGCGCCGGCCGATGCCTGGCTGCTCAGTGCCGGCTATCGCCTCGATCGCTTCCGGGTCGAGCGGCTGGATGAAAGGCTGGTACAGCTCTATACCGGCACCTTTCCCTTTTTCATTCCGGCGGGTGCGCAGTGGCAGAACACGCTGGATGAAACCACCACCTGGCACAATAACGCCGGCGAGATCGGCCTGAGCTGGCTGCCCACCGACAGCCTTGCCGCCTATCTCAACTATGCCCGCAGCTTCCGCAATCCCAACATCGACGAACTGGCCCTGTCCGCCCCCGAGCTCGCGCCCCAGTCCGGCTGGCAGGCGGAGGCCGGCCTGCGCTATCGCCGGCGCTGGCTGGAGGCGGCGGTGTCGGTGTTTCACATTGCCATCGACGACGAGATCTATTACGGCGAGGAGCCGTCCACCGGCGCGCGGGTCAATCGCAACTACCAGGACACCACGCTGCGCACCGGCGCCGAACTGGAACTGAAATTGCGCACGCTTCCCGATCTCTATCTCTGGGGCAATCTGTCCTATACCGATGCGCGTTTCGAGGACAGCGGCAACGCCATCCCGCATGTCCCGCAGCTGCAGGCCAATGTCGGGCTGGAATGGGTGCCGGTGCCGGAGGTCTCAGTGGTGCTGAGTTCCAGCTACACCGGCTCGCGTTTCGATGGCAACGACCTGAACAATGACCTGTATGCAAAGCTCGATGCCTACCAGGTCGCCGATCTGAAGCTGAGTTGGGAGCATCGGGCGGTTCGGCTGTTTGCCGGCGCGAACAACCTGTTCGACGAGGTCTACAGCACAGTCGGTTACAGCGAGAACTACTACCCCATGCCCGAGCGGAATTTCCATGCCGGGCTGGCAGTCACCCTCAACTGA